Proteins found in one Pontibacter sp. SGAir0037 genomic segment:
- a CDS encoding BatA domain-containing protein, with the protein MFFSSPYWLLATSAILIPIAIHLWNKRQGKTVKVGSLRWLEASASKQWSSIKLNDLWLLLLRCTIVLLLAMALAAPFLAKAPASAASRKAVYVSPELLYSTSLSKIAPAIDALLLRGYSLHEYAPGFAPLPQAQWQVFISNPKDSLVAAGNHWGLLPALAQQNLQPQDSVWLFTSDQQRHFIGARPAAIPENINWIPVTLEASTTWIQTAARKGPDSLRVVLGHSNHQHTFFSSYTTVLPATGQSVALRKKYQLQLEQKGDSLWVKLDNPQSERVPVLARPLRYTVYAEENQQTEMKYLQAAVQAISHYTAIPMELQQVATPDTTATMAFWLRKEAVPTELLQQVEQKGMQLWLQSSKDSGTSTAATFTAAAGTSILIEQLNTSYPRSAFSHWQTDSGEPLLAELPMGRGKVYYFQSGFSPAWSGLGQHPLLPELLLPILLPNKAYTKYDMRLLAALQFRLPKQAVATTQEPATQQYPLAHWLVLAAFILFIAERIVANRKASKA; encoded by the coding sequence TTGTTCTTTTCTTCTCCATATTGGTTACTGGCAACATCGGCAATCTTGATTCCGATAGCGATACACCTGTGGAATAAGCGGCAGGGGAAAACAGTAAAAGTAGGAAGCCTGCGCTGGCTGGAGGCCTCGGCTAGCAAACAGTGGAGCAGTATAAAGCTGAATGACCTATGGCTCCTCCTCCTGCGGTGCACCATCGTTTTGTTATTAGCAATGGCGCTGGCTGCTCCATTTCTGGCAAAAGCACCCGCCTCGGCTGCAAGCAGGAAAGCTGTGTATGTAAGCCCGGAGTTACTCTACAGTACCTCCCTTAGCAAGATAGCACCTGCCATAGATGCACTGCTCCTGAGAGGTTATAGTTTACACGAATATGCTCCTGGTTTTGCACCGCTACCACAGGCACAGTGGCAGGTCTTCATCAGCAATCCAAAAGATTCGCTTGTAGCTGCGGGCAATCATTGGGGTTTATTACCAGCCTTAGCGCAGCAAAATCTGCAGCCACAAGACAGCGTCTGGCTATTTACCTCCGACCAGCAGCGGCATTTTATCGGAGCCCGACCAGCTGCTATCCCCGAAAACATCAACTGGATACCTGTTACGCTAGAAGCCTCTACAACCTGGATACAAACAGCTGCCAGAAAAGGCCCAGACAGCTTACGCGTTGTATTAGGCCATAGCAATCACCAGCACACGTTCTTTAGCTCCTATACAACTGTGCTACCTGCCACAGGACAGTCTGTTGCCTTGCGTAAAAAGTACCAGCTACAGCTGGAGCAAAAAGGAGATAGCCTGTGGGTTAAATTAGATAACCCGCAGTCGGAGCGTGTGCCCGTGCTTGCCAGGCCACTGCGCTATACAGTTTATGCTGAAGAGAACCAGCAGACCGAAATGAAATACCTGCAAGCTGCTGTGCAGGCAATTAGCCATTATACAGCCATTCCCATGGAATTGCAGCAAGTAGCAACACCTGATACAACCGCAACAATGGCCTTTTGGTTAAGGAAAGAGGCGGTTCCCACAGAGCTACTGCAACAGGTAGAGCAAAAAGGTATGCAGTTGTGGTTACAGAGCAGCAAGGACTCCGGCACATCCACAGCAGCCACTTTTACAGCCGCAGCAGGCACTTCTATTCTAATCGAACAACTTAACACCAGCTATCCAAGAAGTGCATTCTCGCACTGGCAAACGGATAGCGGAGAGCCGCTACTGGCAGAGCTGCCCATGGGCCGTGGCAAAGTCTACTATTTCCAGAGCGGCTTCAGTCCTGCCTGGAGCGGGTTAGGCCAGCACCCGTTGCTGCCAGAGCTGCTGTTGCCCATCCTGCTACCTAACAAGGCCTACACTAAATACGACATGCGCCTGCTAGCAGCGTTACAGTTTCGGCTACCGAAACAAGCCGTGGCAACCACACAGGAACCTGCAACACAGCAGTACCCGCTTGCACATTGGCTGGTACTAGCCGCCTTTATTTTATTTATAGCCGAAAGAATAGTAGCCAACAGAAAAGCAAGTAAAGCCTAA